AAGGGCGTAATGAAAGAGAGCTTCCATTCGTGAATGAAATACCCCGACGttaaagatttgttgaaaataattttgagggGATAGACCAAGGCCGGACAACTTTTCatcaaaactgctgaaaatccatcagcatcagtttgagaggatgaatttaacttaatttaagcTTTACTACCACGTCCTTATAAGAGAGCAAAAGACCTCCAAAGTTCAGGGCATAAACAAAGTAAGAAGAAAAGTCGGACGGAGGATCAAGTCAACAAAATTGGATTTAAGAAACTCAGCAAATAAGTTTGCCGCTTCACTTGGGCCGCAAATAAactcatatcgaaaaaatacaacgatttcaaaacaagtttCTAAAGAACGCAGTAAACGCACCATGGTATGTGAGGAACACTGATTTACATCGTGACCTCAAAATGTCATAAGTATCAGCTCATGCCGAAAGGCTCGAAAAACATACTAAGGCTCGGCGACATGCTAATTTAGATGACCAATGCCGGagacttaaacaaaaaaaaccaaatgatcttgttccagaaattttgatgGCTGACAGCtatatgtaaatttctgtcagctgtcttccagttatatatgtacatatttcctgtaaatactgtcgaatttaataaaataatattatttgatagttgtgaactaggtgtaacagaatgaaatgtatttaaagatttataacgtttcaataaaataaaaaaaacaaaaaaaaaaaaactaaccttGGGCTGCGCGCGTGAATATTATCGGAAAACATACCATTGGGAACACTGGCACTACTCCTTctagattttatgtatttccagaAGATTTTGGGATTTGCTTTAATGTTTAACTCAATGTTGTTAATATAGCTATTATAGaaagatttatttaaatcgCTGAAATCCTTTATATTTTACGAAATACAAATGATTTTTCGTAGATTTAAACTTCTTCCAATAatcatttttaagatttttaagctttttcaaaGTCTTAGAACACCAGGGTAATTTATTTAccggcaataataaaaaaaaaattcctaggAACCAAAAGCTCCTGAGGTAACCAAGAATGCAAATCCTTTGGAACCAAAAGTTTCGAAGGTATCCGCAGGTGCCAAAAGCTTCCAAagtaccaaaaaataaaagaaaacatttccTAATTCGATATATTAACcgggaataataaaaaaccaaaaaaattctttggaaCCAAAGGTTTCCAAGTTACACACATATAAAAATCCTTAAGAAAGAGAAGCTCCCAAggtattcaaaattcaaaatccgTAGAGACCAAATGCTCCCAAGGTACATTTGGATATATTAACCAGCAATAATAAAcacattaaaaaatactttggtcCCAAAAGTTTACaatttacacaaaattaaaaatccttaaaaaccaaaagttttccAGGTATCCAAAATTAAAATCCACAGGTGCCAAAAGCTTCCAAGGtacccaaaaataaaataaaatatttccgaaCCCAAAGTTTCCAAGGTACCCTGCGATATATTTTTCggctataataaaaaagtaaaaatcctttttttttttggtgggtgagataGGGTTCAAAaagccttcgcacttacagcaaccgtcatctactgcgtcgtgtagtgtggccactaaaacgatccctcctctccttctgtgGAGACatccttcccggaactgctttctatattacttcgggagggcccaaagcggcatccataaaggaccaattctattcacccactgctgctccctcagagcatttcagcgtgtgttcagcgtcatcgctcggtgcttcgcattatatgcacatagaatcggttaccttgcccatacgGCATAGGTAACtctggaagtatccgtggcccgagaggaactgagttaagaagtagttcacttctccgaagttcctatggacccatttgtcaattagTCAAtagaataagtttcgccgtccatctgccactcggctCTTGTCCTATCGGCtgtgccaccgcagcatggtttggcgcCTCCGTTCTAggaagctagtgatgacgtgtttcttcttggagtcccacgcatccattcgttcccaGACCGTGAGGTCGATGGGTATCTGaccgctgatcacgaaaattgtagcgcctgagacagtgcggcaggctgaggcaactctgagtgctgctgttcgttgcacagcctccagtgccCTGCGCTtcgctttgcagtttagcacaattccccatacttccctgccgtacaggagaattgagcttgtggccgcaataattagctttcttttgctctgtgttggcccaccgatgtttggCATTAATCTGCTTAGCATATCCGTGACCCTTGCTGCTTTGGTAACCGCATCCCGTATTTGagcccagaaagtaagcctgcagtcaagttgaatacctaagtaatttattactttttgggtcactaagaacatgtcgcctatttgcatgctgacctcgagtggcatgtgacctcgtCTTATAAGGATAACTTCAGTTTTATAATTGGCGAGTTCCAATCCTTGGTCCTCAAGCCATATAAACGTCCTTATCATGACTTGCTTCAGCTTCCTTCTAGTGTCTTCAGTGTCCCGAGGTGGTATGACCGTCCGCGTCCGCGTATCCTAGTAAATATGTATCTTTTGGaatttctatgctcaatatctcCAATATATCCAAGAtcagattccagagatcggggCCGAGAATAGATCCTTGAGCTGCGTCAGGTGTtatcgcttttgttttctgacCATCTGGTGTGTCGTACAGCAGTTGGCGCTCGCTCAGATAGCTCTGGAGAATCCTTAGCAGGTATACAggtattcgaaacctttctcGTAAAGCCTTTATAATGTCTGCCCATCGTAGGCTGTTAAAGGCGTTTCGTACATCAAGCGTTGCCAAGACGGGGATGTGGTTCGGGTAGGGGCGTCGGCGTTGGGCGCTACTTACTACCTCCTCTATTGCGCCAAAGGTTGATTTTCCGCGTCGAAAACCGTATCGCCTTGCTGACAATCCTCCTGCCCTCTTAACAGACTCTGCAAGTCTACGCTGTATgagtttttcaaacaatttcccGGCGGTGTCCAGCATGCAAAGCGGACGTCAAGCTGACGGTTGCGCTGGGTCACCCCTACCCTTACTGATCAGCATCAGTTTCATCACAGCTTAGGGAATATGCTTTGAGTAATGCATGCATTGTAAACGTCGAGCATCACATCTGGTCGGCCTTCAGCCATAAGTTTGAGTGCTTGAGCTGATTTGGCATCTGGGCCTGGAGCTTTGTTTCTCTTGACGCTTCTTGCTGCGGTTTTAAGCCCTTCCTCGGTGAAGGATGGGAAGGCAAACCCCAAGGGTTGCTAGTTAGATCCCTTCGAAGTTCCTCCCATTTTGCCTTCTTACTGGCGAGGATTGCTTGCTTCAGCGCTTTTTGGTATTGTCTGAAATCAGCAGCTTCCGCTTCTGCTTCTATGTTTCATCTGGCTCTGGTGTAACTTCTTCTATTACGGAAACAGGTTCTTCTGAGCTCTGTGATTTCTGATGTCCACCAGAACACAGGTCGTCTTCTTGTGCGTAACCCCGCCCGGGGCGCCGAGGCGTCATAGCTTTTTGTAATGCGCTGCATCATGGCGCTTGCCAGCGAGCCAGCGTCACCACTTATGTACGGCATGGAATTTGCATCAAAGTGGGCTAGAAACGCTTCAGTGTTCACTTTGGCAATATTCCATTTGCGAGCGCCCTTTGGTTTAGGTGTTGGGGTAGGATCAGTTCTCGCACTGATCCGGAATGTGATATACTGATCGTCACTTCCAGGATATTCTTCCAGAACTTCCTATCCCTTGATTGCCCCAGCCAGGCTATCAGTCACTAGGGTGAAACTGTTCAATAATGTCGCTGGGGGTAAGGTAGCAGCTTAAGATAccccaaaataaaaaaggcgtTAGGAACCAATGCACCCAAAAATAAAAGCCTTATGAAATAGTAGTTTCCAAAGGACCCGCTGATTTATTTACcagcaataataaaataatccttTGGATCTAAAAGCTTCCAAGGTACACAGAAATACAAATCCTTTGGAACCAAAAGTTTCCACCGTTTTGAAATATACAAATCGTTTGGAACCGAAAGGTTTCATGGTATCAGCCGATTTATTTAccggcaataataaaaataatcatttcGAACCGAAAGTTTGCACGTTATCAGCCGATATATTTAgcgacaataataataaaaaaaaaacaaaaaaaaaatctatggaACCAGAAATTTTCAAggcacacacaaatacaaatcTTTGGATATAAAAGTTTCCAAGGTTTACAGAAATACCACCTCTTTATAACCAAAAGTTTCCAAGGTTCCGAAATATAGAAATCGTTTGCAACCAAAAGCTTCTGAGGTATCATCCGAtgtattaaatatatatctatataattgccgcgtacaccctttttgggtgtttggtcaagctcctcctcctatttgtgatatgcctctttatgttgttccacaaatggagggacctaaagtttcaagccgacttcgaacggaagatacttttatgaggagcttttccatggcagaaatacactcggaggtttgccattgcctgccgaggggcgaccgctgttagaaaaatgtttttcttaattttggtgtttcaccgagattcgaaccaacgttctctctgtgaattccgaatggtggtcacgcaccaacacattcggctacggcggccgatgtATTAAccagcaataataaaaaaataaaaaattttttgggacCAAAGCTTCCACGGCACACATACAAATCGTTTGGAATCAAAAGTTTCCAAGGCACTCACATATACCATTCTAATACACATACACCAGAAATTTCTAagatatttaaatatacaaacTCTTTGGTACCAAAGGTTTCAAAGGTACCTGCCGATATACTTactggcaataataaaaaataaaaaaatcctttgGAACTAAAAATTTCTAAGGTACCCAAAAATAAAAGCCTTACGAACCACAAGTTTCCAAGGGACCCGCTGATATAtttaccttcttcttctttatttgccaattcgATTCCGATCATACAATTTTACGTTTAATgtaaatttgttataatttcatgATAAAGGTCTCGATTTCTCGCTGTCTCCAATAAAGTTCCTACATTGCTGATTCCAGTCCAATGTCTTATATTTCTCAGCCAGGATAGTTGTTTTCTGCCTATGCCTTGTTTGCTTTCTATTTTTCCTTGCAGGATTAGTTGAAGTACATAATACGCAGCTTTCCTTCTTTTTATGGTAATTGTCTATCATGCTGAATTCCACGCAATACTTCAGTATTTGTTACTATATCTGTCCAGGGTGTTCTTAGAATTCTTCTACATATCCACATTTCAAATgcttctattttattcatttcagtgGTTTTAATGGTCCATATCTCCATAGCATACAGAAGTTCAGACAGCACAACATTTAACGAATcgagtttttaatttaatattgaagtcATGTTTATTAAGAACCTTTTTGACTtaacttgtttacagtagcacagaaaacaaactatgtgacatatcacgctgaaatttgccatgtaagcttataacagtcctaccaaaaaacaaaaaatttatttttgccacatGCCAGCGCCACAAGTTTCCTCTGCCTTTCGACTGCGTAAGCAGAGCAACTCTACTGCGTCTGcagttataattaaattaaattcttctGCTGAACGCTCACGATTATTCAAATCAGTGGCTAGTTACTGCAAAGCCAAAAAGCGGCCACTATTACTCTGCGATGCTGGAATCAAATCAGAAGGGAAATTACACATACACGAATGTCTCACGAAAAGCAATCGAGAACTAATGCGTTTTGCTATGCAGCTCAGGCGAGAACAAAAAATCACAGCCGCCTTCACTATTCGTGGTTATGTGTATGTACGCGTTCGCCCTAAATGCAAAGCAGTTAGGGTGACTAATATTGATGGCATTGAAAATGCAATTGCTGCAGTCACCTAATGCTCCTTGATAGACATTTAATGCTCTGAATTTCTAATATGTATCTATGCTTATGCTATACATACTCtctattattttattctctttctttattttattgcttttctctTACCTTAACACATCTTGTATTACTTCTTAATTTTCTCTGTTATTCTAACTATTgcattttttctgtttattgcTCTTCTATCTTTGTTTATGCCAATCATTTTTGcaatcacacatacatacatatactcttgTGTGCTCGTGctttgttgtttctgtttttgttcagtactcgcagagaacgttaaatatagagaattctcacgagctacgaatggtGCGagctgtcaaaaatgaagtgaaacggcGAACACTGTTTCACCGCGCTCAACTCGAAGGCGGGGAAgtttttaacagagctgattacagtgaattatgtagaaGTACATTGGCTCCGCTCACtctttggtttctgtatgaaatcaaactgacgaatgccgacggcactttgcaaagaatttgcttgtgcacttctatgttcccttgaattatgcgccaacattcatcactttttgtttgttgatttaatctaaaaataagattcaaacaaaaattttagtaaattgaaaacttcataaaaatttgatgaaaaattttaataatttttcgagtctaaattaattttagacaagaattcataGAGTATACAAGTGTATGGTATAttgatgtatatgtatgtattatcaatatatgttagttatgtttgtgcaaaagatcaattgcatcttcaattcttatagatTTTGATACATACGTGCACACGCACTGGAGCAATACTGGCCTATCTCTTGACGCACCACCTTAtcatattttcatttgaatatgcattcatttgttcctttgcaaacgaaatttttttcaatttagatttattacatggaataatatatgtatgcattttatagatagtataaaacattttatagatagtataaaactttgaaatttaaaataaataaaagaaaacgtgaaagaaacgtatttgcatacatatgtatatgggacaactaagttctattgcatctttaataaatataggcCCCTATTACgagttgcattcgatcttcgatattcgttcgttgtcgaagatcgaaagtcgaatgtcaatttggtattatgagcggtgcatgcctgtcgaaattttcgttgtataccgaatttagagtcgaatgcaattttgctttcgattgtgtagcgtgtaacttgttaaaatgtaagttgtttgcgattatttattgttttatagtaaccaaataataaatatatactaattttgttaatattatgcaggaatatgttaatatatgttaatattttgggaggaatttacaacggagctgaattgcttgggaccaccagttagaacggcagcaaaatggattaaggttaataatgtttttttttgtgatgtttatggaaatacatttttattttcccttggcaggcatgggctgaaatacgtagaggaactgaaatacatatttttttcgaatgacgaataattgaataaagaaaatttataacaaaaataaaacagaaactgtggcgtaaaggtttctatttaataccttttagatttttctataatattctaagaatttcatttcttatgttttctgcttctccgttatttggctccacttcaatatcttcagcatcatcgttgagggtctcatcggataactcttcatccggaagttgaacattataaaacaagcaaatgttgtgttgctttttttggagaatagtgaagagctcttggctcgagtgcactgctgcaactggttttttgtactggacagtaggttcataaacggctctttagataatctaaagttctttaaaaaactgtaaggaaatttctgtaatattatgtacgtcaacacattttgaaaatactaaacttgctcagtggaagccatttcaagggggttggatgcgcccctcaggtgttttctacatctagctagttccactaatctttcatcgagcgttgaatcgtcgaaccacaactccgttgtactcatttcacaaaaaatactttttttaacttttaaaattgttgttagcaaagaatttcaacacaatcggtttttcttttattttgatttgctgtatcagctgagaaaaattatctattgtaaatgcgtcgagcgatcgaaattcacaatagtcctattcttcaacgaatgagcaccataataccaaatgaaaattcgttcgatcagcactttcgactacagtcgaagatcgaatgttgctcataataggggccatagtgttgcacgcatatgtatgcactgaagcaacatgacctacctcacgagcatcgccttatatttcatgcaataattagggtgtaaatattcgaatgatcgaattcctgcaaatgctaaaacaacttcttctgcatatgcatcgacgtatgtgcatgtgcgtatatgcacacttgatcccTAACTATacctatctatatatatatatatatatatacgtatatcaattgatcaaatcaaaaaattctgtatacaaaacgcttcattaccaggcacacaggaagatggcatatgcaaatataaatatgtgaattgaattcaagcaaaacaatgcttaggtattaatatacacatatgcatgtgcatacaaccgcacacgcaGGGCACTCACGTTATTCCTTTAATTCcgaatgtcgttcaaagctaaaattctatgcctagcgactacaagaacaaaaaagttttgatattcaaaataaataaaagaataattttaacaaacccaagatatactccatatttacatattttataggataaaaaagcatattcatatgttaccgtaagtatatcagtaacaaaatctgtttaaactgtttcttattacatacatatgtatgtacatatatacatacacatgtaagaaACAATTAAGCCAAAGGTCAATGTACTggagcaaccatgacctacctcacgtatTGGTATATTGCGCAAGTGTGCCCTATTATATGTAtgtccgtacatacatatacatacattctggactcccagcaaaactatgcttattagtatacacatatgtatgtacatacaacagcaCACACAAAGCACTGGCTTGTTTCCGaagctaaaattataagcctagcgactgcaagaacaaaatatattcatacgcgcagtcgcagcggtcatgatttttttagtcgcaacggcgctgaaaaatccaaaatattctataacactaagttcgagctcatctgctcatatgcccatatgacaattttctcgtcaatttgaaaatagtaaatattgtaatatttcgcgttgaattatttgccaatatttggtaaatcttcaatttttgtcaaatcgagtggccgcggctccgtacatatgtatgcatcaatatatgtatgtaaatatgtgttctaaattctcgacagcaatagcaaatcgaaatattttttctgtcgtatatgtatatattttacaatgctataaataataggtaattacatttcctgaaatgaaaaaaaaaatataattatttttattcacaagtaatttaagtattcttatatgtatatgtatattttttacgatgctataaataataggtaattacatttcctgaaatgaaaaaaaaaaatataaaattttgaaaggacgaattacgaaattgttctcatactataacaatttctcacacgacttcgatattgacatcgattaagtcattgcgatttacctgatttttaaaacactactctcaatccatcatgattaagaaaaaattgtagtgctttaaaaatctaggctcgggtgctagctgaaagagaagaaaaaataaaaaagaaacctgtaaaatagactaaaaaatagaaaaaacctgaaacggaaaatacctgtaaaatatataaataaaaaaacctgaaatatagaaaagaggaaaaccctgaaataaaataataggtaTCATTATATGCAAAGGATAATAGATTATTTATTACCTGGGTGAGCGGTGAATCTCTTTTCGTTGGGCCCTGGCTTACAACCtacagcttttttaatttattttgaatttttctgacTTTGGCATTATTGGCCTCATTTCGCAAGAGCCACTTTGCATTCTTGAATAAAAGGACAGTTAAGAGAAAATCTAATAGCTTCACGCGATGATCTCTACATTCGCCAGATACTATAAACCAGTCGGGAaactctttttgtgttttttcttttagagcgGACAACATTGAACACCTAAGACCTGCAATGTGggcatattttgcgaagagcttacGGTACCACACCATTTGGAGTCGACACACTTTGAAAACCCTGTCTTCAGGATTGACAAGCCTTAAATCGCTGTCATCCGTGAAGTTTTTTGATCTTATCAGGGCTTCTGAATGCAACTTCAGCTCCCCTTTTGTTTTCGTCATGGCGTgggtgcacttttcacattGTAACTTGCACAGCACTTTCTGGTAAATACCATAGCCAGTGAAGTAACGCTGCACTTGTACCTCAGCTTCATGactttcttcagcaaaatttaaatCTTCCACATCAATCTCT
The Anastrepha ludens isolate Willacy chromosome X, idAnaLude1.1, whole genome shotgun sequence DNA segment above includes these coding regions:
- the LOC128869359 gene encoding uncharacterized protein LOC128869359 yields the protein MQKLCEELFIEHSSLKFIFTGKMNQDALENFFYRIRASQGMNTHPSAHEIQYIVARLISMKILRQKFEKKGSNCTDDDDMNLDWYIGPEDRHLEAEVGDQRNEDLILEEIDVEDLNFAEESHEAEVQVQRYFTGYGIYQKVLCKLQCEKCTHAMTKTKGELKLHSEALIRSKNFTDDSDLRLVNPEDRVFKVCRLQMVWYRKLFAKYAHIAGLRCSMLSALKEKTQKEFPDWFIVSGECRDHRVKLLDFLLTVLLFKNAKWLLRNEANNAKVRKIQNKLKKL